From Bacteroidales bacterium, one genomic window encodes:
- a CDS encoding AMP-binding protein: protein MEKIKKVKHIKEDRKITKEDKKIKRAKFIADIQKLLQRKNKELPLFDLTIGQWLEKWAKETPDKEAIVYSDRDLRFTYAELNQRVNRLAKGFIEIGVTRGSHVGIWATNVPDWLTIMYACTKIGAICITVNTNYQQSELEYLCKDSDMQTLCLIDRDRDTDYIEMVYKMLPELRTCQRGELKSEKYPKMKNVVFIGQEKYRGMYNTQELFLLGDHTDDNKLNELRAQTNCHDVINMQYTSGTTGFPKGVMLTHYNIANNGFLTGEHMKFTSDDKLCCCVPLFHCFGIVLATMNCITHGCTQVMVERFDPLVVLASIHKERCTAVYGVPTMFIAELNHPMFKMFNMKSLRTGIMAGSLCPIELMKEVEDKMYMKVTSVYGLTEASPGMTHTRIEQSFIERCTTVGYEFEHTDVKVINPETGEFCKPGEQGELCNKGYNNMKGYYNNPEATAETIDKNGYLHSGDLGIQDEHGNYKITGRIKDMIIRGGENIYPREIEEFLYHMEGIKDVQVAGIPSKKYGEAVGAFIILQPGADIHESDVKEFCKNKIARFKIPKYVLFVKEFPLTGSGKIQKFKLKDIGLQMLKEQGVEVE, encoded by the coding sequence ATGGAAAAGATAAAAAAAGTTAAGCACATTAAAGAAGATAGAAAAATCACTAAAGAGGATAAAAAAATTAAGAGAGCAAAATTCATTGCAGACATTCAAAAACTTCTACAAAGGAAAAACAAAGAACTTCCTCTTTTTGACCTAACAATAGGACAATGGCTGGAGAAATGGGCGAAAGAGACACCCGACAAAGAGGCCATAGTCTATTCGGACAGAGATTTAAGATTCACATACGCAGAACTAAATCAGAGAGTTAACAGGCTGGCAAAAGGATTCATAGAAATTGGAGTAACCAGAGGCTCTCATGTCGGCATTTGGGCGACCAATGTACCTGACTGGCTTACAATAATGTACGCCTGTACAAAAATTGGCGCAATATGCATTACCGTTAATACAAACTATCAGCAGAGCGAGCTTGAATATCTGTGCAAAGATTCTGATATGCAGACTCTTTGTCTTATAGATCGCGACAGGGATACTGACTATATAGAGATGGTATACAAGATGTTGCCGGAACTTAGAACTTGCCAGAGAGGAGAGCTGAAGAGCGAGAAGTACCCCAAAATGAAGAACGTAGTTTTCATCGGACAAGAAAAATACAGAGGGATGTACAATACCCAGGAGCTTTTCTTGCTTGGAGATCATACTGATGACAATAAGCTAAATGAATTAAGAGCTCAAACTAATTGCCATGATGTAATTAACATGCAATACACCTCCGGTACTACAGGCTTTCCAAAAGGCGTCATGCTAACGCATTACAACATTGCAAATAACGGATTCCTTACCGGCGAGCACATGAAATTTACGTCAGATGACAAACTTTGCTGCTGCGTTCCTTTATTTCATTGCTTTGGAATTGTGCTTGCAACAATGAATTGTATTACACACGGATGTACACAAGTAATGGTTGAACGTTTTGATCCTCTGGTTGTTCTGGCCTCTATCCACAAGGAGAGATGCACAGCGGTCTATGGTGTTCCAACAATGTTTATAGCGGAACTTAATCATCCCATGTTCAAAATGTTTAACATGAAATCTTTAAGAACCGGAATCATGGCTGGTTCTCTTTGCCCTATTGAACTGATGAAAGAGGTAGAAGATAAAATGTACATGAAAGTAACCAGCGTTTACGGATTAACGGAGGCATCCCCGGGAATGACTCATACAAGAATAGAACAGAGCTTTATAGAACGCTGCACTACAGTAGGTTATGAGTTTGAACACACAGATGTAAAAGTAATCAATCCGGAGACTGGAGAATTTTGCAAGCCGGGAGAACAGGGAGAACTTTGCAACAAGGGTTATAATAATATGAAAGGTTATTATAACAATCCGGAAGCAACTGCGGAAACAATTGACAAAAACGGGTATCTGCACTCGGGAGACCTTGGCATTCAGGATGAACACGGCAATTATAAGATTACCGGCAGAATAAAAGATATGATTATCCGCGGCGGTGAAAATATTTATCCGCGTGAGATAGAGGAATTTCTGTATCACATGGAAGGGATTAAAGATGTGCAAGTTGCAGGAATACCATCCAAGAAATACGGAGAAGCCGTTGGAGCATTTATCATTCTCCAGCCGGGTGCGGACATCCATGAATCTGACGTAAAAGAATTTTGCAAAAACAAGATTGCAAGATTTAAGATTCCTAAATACGTTCTTTTTGTTAAGGAGTTTCCTCTTACAGGCAGCGGAAAAATTCAGAAATTCAAGCTAAAAGACATAGGACTACAAATGCTTAAAGAACAAGGTGTTGAAGTTGAATAA
- a CDS encoding cupin domain-containing protein has product MKQEKTQIGRRLTAAREARKMSLSDLAKETGLDVKFLKQMEGSNGTPTIGDLQKVTRVLGIRLGTLLDGEEDLGAAVSSVKEALKSPVMRSRNSERGYIHFYSLAENKRNRQMETYLVEIEQSKGKKTFSSHEGEEFLFVLEGSIKVIYGKETHTLEAGDSIYYDSIVPHFVGSASATKKAKVLGVIYVPA; this is encoded by the coding sequence ATGAAACAAGAAAAAACACAAATCGGCCGCAGATTAACTGCTGCCAGAGAGGCAAGAAAGATGTCGCTGAGCGACCTTGCCAAAGAGACCGGACTAGATGTCAAATTCCTTAAACAAATGGAGGGAAGCAACGGAACCCCTACCATAGGTGATCTTCAAAAGGTTACCAGAGTCCTCGGAATTCGACTCGGAACGCTCTTGGATGGAGAGGAAGATTTGGGCGCAGCGGTTTCATCTGTTAAGGAGGCACTTAAATCCCCTGTTATGAGAAGCCGTAATAGCGAGAGAGGATATATACATTTCTATTCTTTAGCTGAAAACAAGAGGAATAGGCAGATGGAGACATATCTAGTTGAAATTGAACAGTCTAAAGGCAAGAAGACTTTTTCTTCACATGAGGGAGAAGAGTTCCTGTTTGTACTGGAAGGTTCTATTAAAGTTATTTACGGAAAAGAAACACATACGCTTGAGGCAGGAGACAGCATCTACTATGATTCCATAGTACCTCATTTTGTTGGTTCAGCATCAGCGACAAAAAAGGCTAAGGTACTGGGAGTCATTTATGTACCCGCCTAA
- a CDS encoding LysR family transcriptional regulator codes for MDFRLKVFEVTSETLNFTKAAEILKISQPAVTKHIQELEKEYGIQLFARHGTKLELTYQGEYFLARAKEILIKYRELESETSMLKTVFSGSIKIGAPAALYYGVIPRLAADFSMLSPGVKMDLKITESGNIRNEIKSGKIDVGFSYNSKSAKHFFIRDSLVLVSDSQIDALKDEASECEGIKLAADKLNLISYRGDAETEVQLKCLFSACGFNYSKANVIAELENAKSAIDFLINCKKAGVGKNATTCTFLWRSQISEYLRLGLLHASDCQWLNDSDVSKERMPGVSAERISGVSAERIYGIEGASSPKNNRFIEYASKWGERVFGSESK; via the coding sequence ATGGATTTCAGATTGAAAGTTTTTGAGGTAACATCAGAAACACTGAATTTTACAAAGGCTGCGGAGATATTAAAAATTTCACAGCCTGCTGTTACAAAGCACATACAAGAGTTGGAGAAAGAGTATGGTATTCAGCTTTTTGCAAGACACGGGACAAAACTGGAACTTACTTATCAGGGAGAATATTTTTTAGCGCGGGCAAAAGAAATCTTGATAAAATACAGGGAGCTGGAGTCAGAAACTTCTATGCTCAAAACAGTCTTTTCCGGCAGCATAAAAATTGGAGCGCCTGCAGCCCTTTATTACGGCGTAATTCCCAGGCTTGCAGCCGATTTCAGCATGCTATCTCCCGGAGTGAAAATGGATTTGAAAATCACGGAGTCCGGCAATATACGCAATGAAATAAAAAGCGGTAAAATAGATGTTGGGTTCTCCTATAATTCCAAGAGCGCAAAACATTTTTTTATTCGCGACAGTTTAGTACTTGTTTCCGACAGCCAAATAGATGCACTGAAGGATGAGGCATCTGAATGTGAAGGCATTAAGTTAGCTGCAGATAAGCTGAATCTCATCTCATACAGGGGAGATGCGGAGACTGAAGTTCAGCTGAAATGTCTCTTTTCAGCCTGTGGATTTAATTATTCAAAAGCTAATGTAATTGCTGAATTGGAGAATGCAAAATCAGCAATAGATTTCCTTATTAATTGCAAAAAAGCAGGTGTGGGCAAAAATGCTACCACGTGTACTTTTCTGTGGCGCAGCCAGATATCGGAATATCTCAGACTCGGACTTCTGCATGCATCTGATTGCCAATGGTTAAACGATTCGGACGTATCTAAGGAAAGAATGCCAGGCGTTTCTGCGGAGAGAATATCCGGCGTATCGGCCGAAAGAATTTATGGAATAGAGGGGGCTTCCTCCCCCAAAAATAACCGTTTTATAGAGTACGCATCTAAATGGGGAGAGAGGGTATTTGGCAGTGAATCTAAATAA
- a CDS encoding RsmD family RNA methyltransferase — translation MRIIGGTLKGRSINPPENFEARPTTDFAKEGLFNILDNEFDLSTLSMLELFGGTGSISAEFISRGGAESVCVEMNRTNAAFIKKSMSSLGISNVKIVHCNVFDFVEICNKAFDIIFADPPYKLQGLDTIPDRILSKTFTEDGCERPILKKGGYLILEHPSGYNFKGHKNFVKEKKYGNVHFSFFTIL, via the coding sequence ATGAGAATAATAGGCGGAACATTAAAAGGCAGGAGCATTAACCCGCCTGAAAATTTTGAGGCGCGTCCGACAACGGATTTTGCCAAGGAGGGACTGTTTAATATCCTGGATAATGAATTTGATTTATCCACCCTTTCCATGCTGGAATTATTTGGCGGGACAGGAAGCATCAGCGCAGAATTTATTTCCCGCGGAGGCGCAGAAAGCGTATGCGTGGAGATGAACCGCACCAATGCCGCATTCATCAAGAAATCAATGTCCTCTCTTGGGATAAGCAATGTGAAAATCGTACACTGCAACGTATTTGATTTTGTGGAAATTTGCAATAAAGCGTTTGATATAATTTTTGCAGATCCGCCCTATAAGCTGCAGGGACTTGATACTATTCCCGACAGAATTTTATCAAAAACTTTTACAGAGGACGGATGCGAGCGCCCAATCTTAAAGAAGGGAGGTTACCTGATATTGGAGCACCCGTCGGGATACAACTTTAAAGGACACAAAAACTTTGTAAAGGAAAAAAAATACGGCAATGTTCATTTCTCTTTCTTTACAATTTTGTAG
- a CDS encoding DUF3822 family protein produces the protein MANNYFHSSKFTLVPEEITSAEQQRKIMSELFDVADAEQLRSLQLSKYHALLLYSANYLNENGEPSIAEETSLPVISKYINNLDEITAYNKAILDYSKDYKTSYIAIGQGDKLIMANSFATSGATSALYFLLEALRQKQINPKQTSVQIYGELSEQELTIFKSYLMEVRQLQ, from the coding sequence ATGGCAAATAACTATTTTCATTCCAGCAAATTTACCCTTGTACCGGAGGAGATAACCTCCGCGGAGCAGCAGCGTAAAATAATGTCAGAATTATTTGACGTTGCGGACGCGGAACAATTGCGTTCTTTGCAACTATCTAAATACCATGCTCTTCTGCTTTACTCTGCAAATTACTTAAATGAAAATGGAGAGCCCTCAATTGCAGAAGAAACTTCACTGCCTGTCATCAGCAAATACATAAATAATCTTGATGAAATAACAGCTTACAACAAAGCTATCCTGGATTACAGCAAAGATTATAAGACTTCATATATCGCTATCGGACAGGGAGATAAACTTATTATGGCAAATTCCTTTGCCACATCAGGCGCCACCTCCGCGCTCTATTTTCTATTGGAGGCTCTAAGGCAAAAACAGATAAATCCAAAACAAACTTCCGTTCAAATATATGGCGAGCTGTCTGAACAAGAACTTACAATTTTCAAGTCATATCTGATGGAGGTCCGCCAATTACAATAG